The following are encoded in a window of Artemia franciscana chromosome 5, ASM3288406v1, whole genome shotgun sequence genomic DNA:
- the LOC136026913 gene encoding uncharacterized protein LOC136026913 — protein sequence MLLALVLAYTLFQASSNAVLDIDLKPTPSENPCHFGSQSSQPVFIYNNESAVLQIGFKPLPKFCNLTSYHIAIQSNLSELTEKPANCYDHNLAQHSDQHIQNSDVPMIWTTFPYVYSGIYCIGIIPKQSTNSRKPFYKVCFCF from the exons gcaTCTTCAAATGCTGTTTTAGATATTGACCTCAAACCTACCCCGTCAGAGAATCCTTGTCATTTTGGTTCACAATCTTCTCAGCCTgtctttatttataataatgaaTCTGCAGTACTACAG ATTGGTTTCAAGCCTTTGCCAAAGTTCTGCAATTTGACATCATATCACATTGCTATTCAGAGTAATCTATCAGAACTCACCGAAAAGCCAGCTAATTGTTATGATCACAATTTGGCTCAACACTCGGATCAGCACATTCAGAATTCTGAT GTACCAATGATTTGGACTACGTTTCCATACGTATATAGCGGTATTTACTGTATTGGAATAATACCCAAGCAGTCAACTAATTCACGGAAACCCTTTTATAaggtatgtttttgtttttaa